In the Trinickia acidisoli genome, GTTACGGTAGATGAGGCTGTTCAAGCGAGGCGATGGTTCGTCGACGAAAGCGCAGTGCGCCCGGATCGGCTCGCGCGGCTTGGGCTTGTTTGAACGAGCATGGATCGGGGGCGTAGCAACGCCCCCGAAAAGGCTCACCTTAGGAGGCTCGTCGGCTTTTGAAATGCACCAGCGAGCCTGAGCAGCGTCTTCAGGAAGGCGGGCCTATTGCTGCAAAATGGCAGCGTCCGTTAAGGTTTATTCGATGCCAGCCATCGGGCGCATGAATGTGCATACCTCTGCACATGTCGGCAGGCGTCGAATAAGCCCGATGGAGGAAACCGCGGAGTGCCCCGATGCGGTTGGAGATTTCGCGGCTATGGCGATTGATAGGCGGGGATGCTCAATCGTGCCGGGTGCAACTGGACGGAGTTGGATGCTGGCTGGGCGCTGACAGGGTAGCGAAGCGGTGCCGTCGTGTAATCGCGATGACGAGGCGGCCGTGCGAGGAGCGTGGCGACGTGACACGCGCAAACGTCCGCTCGTGGGCCGCGTTGCCGCAAAGCCGACGGTCGGTTCGGATATCGGGGAACCGTGGAGTTCATGTGTGCGGCCGGTGCGTTGGGGGTGCGCGGATTGGGGCGCTGCGCGCGAATACGTCGATGACGATCATCGGCGCGCCGCAGTGGCGGCAGACGAAGACGGGCCGGGTAGCGATGGTGGTGTCCGGTGACGGGGCGATGCCGGGTGCGACGTGCAGCAGCTCGCGCACTTTGGCGAGACTGGCGCGTCGGACCGGGTTGGCGAGCAGCCCGTAGTGACGGATGCGATGGAAACCACCGGGCAGCACATGGAGCAGGAAGCGGCGCATGAATTCGCTAGCCTCTAGCGTCATGGTTTTGTAGCGGGTGCGCCCCTTCGCGCGATAGTCCTTCCAACGGAACGTCACGCCGCGCTCGTCGAAGGCGAGCAGACGCTGGTTGGAGATGGCGACGCGGTGCGTGTAGCGTGAGAGGTACTCGAGCACCGCCTTCGGTCCGGCGAACGGGCGCTTTGCGTAGACCACCCATTCGCAGGTACGCAGCGGTGCCAGCCACCGGGCAAAGGTGGCGGGGTCCGCGAGCCCGGTGTACTCGCCGAAGAACTGTAGCTGGCCATTGCGGTGGGCCACTTCGAGCGCTTCGAGGAAGCGTCGGCGGAACAGGCGTGAGAGCACGCGCACCGGCAGGAAGAAGCCGGGCCGGCAGGCGATCCAGCGCTCACCATCGGGCGACAGCCCGCCACCGGGCACGATGCCGTGCACATGCGGGTGATGCGTGAGGGCCGAGCCCCAGGTATGCAGTACGAGCGTGGCCGCGATCTGGGCGCCGAGGTGTTTGGGATCGGCGGC is a window encoding:
- a CDS encoding IS91 family transposase produces the protein MLEVADIFRSHGPAWRATTQLSLGQLKVMSAIERCRTAALGGHVLRCSGCARTEVSFNSCRNRHCPKCQASAAHRWLEARQADLLPVEYFHVVFTLPAPVSAIAWYNKRIIYGLLLDIAFETLRTIAADPKHLGAQIAATLVLHTWGSALTHHPHVHGIVPGGGLSPDGERWIACRPGFFLPVRVLSRLFRRRFLEALEVAHRNGQLQFFGEYTGLADPATFARWLAPLRTCEWVVYAKRPFAGPKAVLEYLSRYTHRVAISNQRLLAFDERGVTFRWKDYRAKGRTRYKTMTLEASEFMRRFLLHVLPGGFHRIRHYGLLANPVRRASLAKVRELLHVAPGIAPSPDTTIATRPVFVCRHCGAPMIVIDVFARSAPIRAPPTHRPHT